The genomic stretch AAGCCCTAAAATCAATGAAAGGCAAATTACGAATCGCCAACACGGATAAAATGAGGCATACCACTGCACTCCCCCCTACCAACACAGAAGTGACCTTTGAGGTATTGTCAGGTAGATCTTTTCGCAGAACAAACAACACACCGATCATCACCACCAAGACAATATCCTTATAAAAACTCTGCCAAGGAGTAAGCTTAATGGCATCACCAAAACACCCACAATCGGTCACCTTGTTAAAGTAAGCCGAATAAAAGGTCAGAAACGTAAAAAACAGGATCAGTACCAGTAATAGGCTTACCGTAAGATTCCGCTTGTAATTTAAAAGCAACATAATGCCCAAAGCCACCTCTAAGACGATCAGAAAAACCGATAGCTCAAGCGAGAATGGTTTAAACACCTCAAAGAATGAGGCAATATCATTTGAAAACACTTCGAAGTATTCTTCAAGCTTAATGGAAGTCCCCACCGGGTCGTTGACTTTGATCAGGCCTGAAAAAATAAACAGCCCCCCAACCAAAAACCTGAACAGGGTCAATATGATTTTTTTAAGCATGCTCTTGTTCGTTTAACTTGATGAGACAAAATATGGCATAATTGATCATGTCCTGGTAATTGGCATCCACACCTTCCGAAGCAAGGGTTTTGCCGCTGTTGTCCTCTATTTGCTTTACGCGG from Echinicola soli encodes the following:
- a CDS encoding BT_3928 family protein, with amino-acid sequence MLKKIILTLFRFLVGGLFIFSGLIKVNDPVGTSIKLEEYFEVFSNDIASFFEVFKPFSLELSVFLIVLEVALGIMLLLNYKRNLTVSLLLVLILFFTFLTFYSAYFNKVTDCGCFGDAIKLTPWQSFYKDIVLVVMIGVLFVLRKDLPDNTSKVTSVLVGGSAVVCLILSVLAIRNLPFIDFRAYKEGVDITEAMQPSGVLEYRYIMKKDGEEIVMDEYPTDERYEFVDMQLKNPDALPKIADFGVWNDEGDFTEAILEGDKLLIVISSYDKMDAKKLGNLDDIMDVEGVETVIVTATAADEIEQVMAVQGWEVPYYFGDATVLKTIIRSNPGIVLLKDGTVLKKYHINNAPDLEEVKNSYRY